The sequence CGACCTCCCGGCGTACCGGGTCGAAGCAGGAGAGCAGCACCGCCTCCGGGGTGTCGTCGATGATCAGGTTGACCCCGGTGACGGACTCGAAGGCGCGGATGTTGCGCCCCTCCCGGCCGATGATCCGCCCCTTCATCTCGTCGCCCGGCAGGTGCAGGACGCTCACCACGCTCTCCGCGGTCTGCTCGCTGGCGACCCGCTGGATGGCGTCGACGACGATGTGCCGGGCGCGCTGCTCGGCGGTGTTGCGCGCGTCCGCCTCAATGTCCCGGATCAGCAGGGCGGCCTCGCGCTTGGCCTGGCTCTCGATCGACTCGACCAGCTCGGCCCGGGCCGCCTCGGCGGTCAGCCCGGCCACCCGCTCCAACTCCCGGCGGCGCTGCTCCTCCGCCTGCGCCAGCGCCTGCTCCCGTTCCACCAGGGCGGCCTCCCGGGCGGCCAGCGTGGCGCTGGCGGCGGTGAGCTGCCGTTCCCGCTCGGCGAGCCGCTCCACCTCCTCGGTGTGCAGCCGCTCCCGCTCGTCCATCCGGGCCGCCCGCCGCTCGACCTCGGCGGCCTGCTCGCGGGTGGTCGCGGCGAGCACCGCCACCTCCCGCTCTCCGCTGCGCCGGGCGGCGGCGCGCAACTGCTCGGCGTCCGCCTCGGCCTGCTTGTGCGCCCGCTCCAGCACGGTGTCGGCCTCGGCCCGGGCGTCGTCGAGGACCCGTCGGGCCTCGGCCCGCGCCGCTTTCGCCTCCGCCTTCGCGGCGGCCGCCTCCGCCCGCGCCGCGGCAGCGGCGGACTTCGCCACGTCGATGGTGCTGTTCGCCTCGTCAGCGGCGCTGCGCAGCGCTGCCAGCGACTGCTCCTGCCGGTCCTTCTCGGCGATGAAGGCCGGGTCCTCGGGGGCGGCCGGGACGCCGAGCCGGCGCAGGGTGCGGGCGCCGAGCAGGACGGCACCGACCACCACGACGGCGAGGAGCAGCACCACCGCGAGGATGACGATGTTGAACGGGCTCACCGGGCCGCTCCGCCCCGTCCGGCGAGGTCGACCTCGAGCTTGTCGCCGATCAGCGGACGCCGGCCGCCAAGGGCGCGGATGCGGACGCACGGAAGACCGCTGGTGAACCTGTGCCGCCCCGCCATGGCCGCCTCCCCTGAACGTCGCGCCGCAGGCGGTGTGCCGAGGGGCACGCACCTGCGGCTCTGGACGCCCGACCGGAGCAGCTGGCCGTGGGTAGCTTTCCGTCGGCGGTGCCCGCCATAGGGGGCATCGCCGGCGCCGGTTGCAGTTGTCGGTCGACCCCGGACCCGCCGGTCCGGAGCTGCCGTCAAAGGCCGGTGCAGCTGGCCAAAGTGATGCTGTTCTGTTACGCGATCTATGTTGTGCGCTTAGCCTGCGCTGGTCGGGCAACGTGAGCCTGTAATGGCGAGGCTAGGTCTCCGAGGGCCGTTCGGTCAAGAACTCATGATCAAACCACCCGGACGGAGAGAAGTTACGGCGTCACGCTGCGCCGATCAGATGCCGGACACGGCCGGACAAACCTCACCGGCCACGGGGCACCGATCACCCGTCCGACCTGCTCAGGGCCGGACTCCCGCAGATCTGGCGGCCACCCGCGCACAATATCCGGGAAGTTGCTGCCTCCTCGCGACGGCAGGCAGCAACCTCCCCGAAGTTGTGCGGATCTCGGACGCGGCCGGCGCCTCGGTGGTGGTCAGTCGAGGGTGCGGGAGTCGCGGTCGAGCTCCTGCTCGGCGTCGGCGAGGGCGTCGGCGTCGATCTGCTCGGCGAA comes from Micromonospora viridifaciens and encodes:
- the rny gene encoding ribonuclease Y; this encodes MSPFNIVILAVVLLLAVVVVGAVLLGARTLRRLGVPAAPEDPAFIAEKDRQEQSLAALRSAADEANSTIDVAKSAAAAARAEAAAAKAEAKAARAEARRVLDDARAEADTVLERAHKQAEADAEQLRAAARRSGEREVAVLAATTREQAAEVERRAARMDERERLHTEEVERLAERERQLTAASATLAAREAALVEREQALAQAEEQRRRELERVAGLTAEAARAELVESIESQAKREAALLIRDIEADARNTAEQRARHIVVDAIQRVASEQTAESVVSVLHLPGDEMKGRIIGREGRNIRAFESVTGVNLIIDDTPEAVLLSCFDPVRREVGRLTLEKLVLDGRIHPHRIEEVYDLARHEVEELCHRAAEDALVEVGITEIHPELVTLLGRLRYRTSYGQNVLKHLVETAHIAGIMAAELRLDVPTIKRCAFLHDIGKALTHEVEGSHAIIGADLARKYGESEDVVHAIEAHHNEVPPQTIEAVLTQASDACSGGRPGARRESLEAYVKRLERIEEIAGGKLGVEKVFAMQAGREIRVMVKPEDVDDIGAAVLARDVAKQIEEELTYPGQIRVTVVRESRVTEIAR